Proteins from a single region of Aquamicrobium lusatiense:
- a CDS encoding FAD-dependent oxidoreductase: MARDPRYDILFEPVRIGPVTARNRFYQVPHCNGMGWTQPQALAELRGVKAEGGWAVVSTEEVEIHPTGDCEPFHEGRLWSDADVPALALMAEAVHAHNSLAAVEIMHHGASSANWSSREMPLAPSHRPIIYYAPVQARRMDKSDIADFRRWHREAALRAKKADFDVIYVYASHDLSLPMHFLQARKNDRIDEYGGNFENRVRLLREVLEDTREAVGDRCAVALRFAVDEMIGADGITSDGEGRDVVERLAELPDLWDVNVSTWSNDSATSRFQKEGYQEDFTRWVKSVTTKPVVGVGRYTSPDRMVSLVKSGVLDFIGAARPSIADPFLPKKIEEGRFDEIRECIGCNMCVSSDYTNTNLRCTQNPTMGEEWRRGWHPERIAPKGSDHTVLVVGAGPAGLEAALAAGRRGYEVHLAEAGTELGGRVSREARLPGLSEWGRVRDWRVTQLSVMPNVHIYRDSPLTAEDVLAFGAGHVAIATGAEWRRDGVGRDHGAPIPGFDDPRVFTPDDLMNGKRPEGPVVVFDDDHYYMGGVLAELCRSWGLEVTLVTPANIPSAWTVNTLEQGHIAKRLARQGIAVVTSATVTSFGTDSVEILDYLPGTTRRLKAGGIVTVTARLPREGLYEELAAAPEKLEEAGISTLRRIGDVYAPSTIQAATYWGHRFARELDAEVVAAEDLPRELPQAAPLRRHWA, translated from the coding sequence ATGGCGCGTGATCCCCGCTACGATATCCTGTTTGAACCCGTCCGCATCGGACCCGTCACCGCCCGCAACCGCTTCTATCAGGTGCCGCATTGCAACGGCATGGGATGGACGCAGCCGCAGGCGCTGGCGGAATTGCGCGGCGTGAAGGCCGAAGGCGGCTGGGCGGTGGTCAGCACGGAAGAGGTGGAGATCCACCCGACCGGCGATTGCGAGCCATTCCACGAGGGCCGCCTGTGGTCGGATGCCGATGTGCCGGCGCTGGCGCTGATGGCCGAGGCGGTGCATGCGCACAATTCGCTGGCCGCCGTGGAGATCATGCATCACGGCGCATCCTCGGCCAACTGGTCGTCGCGCGAGATGCCGCTGGCCCCGTCGCACCGGCCGATCATCTACTACGCGCCGGTGCAGGCGCGGCGCATGGACAAATCCGACATCGCCGATTTCCGCCGCTGGCACCGCGAGGCGGCGCTGCGGGCGAAGAAGGCGGATTTCGACGTGATCTATGTCTATGCCTCGCATGATCTCAGCCTGCCGATGCACTTCCTGCAGGCCCGCAAGAACGACCGCATCGACGAATATGGCGGCAATTTCGAAAACCGCGTGCGCCTGCTGCGCGAGGTGCTGGAAGACACCAGGGAAGCGGTCGGCGACCGCTGCGCGGTGGCGTTGCGCTTCGCCGTGGACGAGATGATCGGCGCCGACGGCATCACCAGCGACGGCGAAGGCCGCGACGTGGTCGAGCGGCTGGCCGAACTGCCGGATTTGTGGGACGTCAACGTCTCGACATGGTCGAACGACAGCGCCACCTCGCGCTTCCAGAAGGAAGGCTATCAGGAGGATTTCACCCGCTGGGTGAAGTCGGTGACCACGAAGCCGGTGGTCGGCGTCGGCCGCTACACCTCGCCCGACCGCATGGTCAGCCTGGTGAAGTCCGGCGTGCTCGATTTCATCGGCGCGGCGCGTCCTTCGATTGCAGATCCCTTCCTGCCGAAGAAGATCGAGGAAGGCCGCTTCGACGAAATCCGCGAATGCATCGGCTGCAACATGTGCGTGTCGTCGGACTACACCAACACCAATCTGCGCTGCACCCAGAACCCTACCATGGGCGAGGAATGGCGGCGCGGCTGGCACCCGGAACGCATCGCGCCGAAGGGATCGGACCACACCGTGCTGGTGGTGGGCGCCGGCCCTGCCGGTCTTGAGGCGGCCCTTGCCGCCGGCCGCCGCGGCTATGAGGTGCATCTGGCCGAAGCCGGCACCGAGCTTGGCGGGCGGGTGAGCCGCGAAGCGCGCCTGCCCGGCCTTTCCGAATGGGGCCGCGTGCGCGACTGGCGCGTCACCCAGCTTTCCGTCATGCCCAATGTGCATATCTACCGCGACAGCCCGCTGACCGCTGAAGACGTGCTGGCCTTCGGCGCCGGCCATGTCGCCATCGCCACCGGCGCCGAATGGCGTCGCGACGGCGTCGGCCGCGACCATGGCGCGCCCATTCCCGGCTTCGACGATCCGCGCGTGTTCACGCCAGACGACCTGATGAACGGCAAGCGCCCCGAAGGTCCGGTCGTGGTGTTCGACGACGACCACTACTATATGGGCGGCGTGCTGGCGGAACTGTGCCGCTCATGGGGGCTGGAGGTGACGCTGGTCACCCCCGCCAACATTCCCTCCGCCTGGACCGTGAACACGCTGGAGCAGGGTCACATCGCCAAACGGCTGGCGCGTCAGGGCATTGCCGTCGTCACCTCGGCGACGGTCACCTCCTTCGGCACCGACAGCGTCGAGATCCTCGATTATCTGCCCGGCACCACGCGCAGGCTGAAGGCCGGCGGCATCGTGACCGTCACCGCGCGCCTGCCGCGCGAAGGGCTTTACGAGGAACTGGCGGCAGCGCCCGAAAAACTGGAGGAAGCCGGCATCTCGACGCTGCGCCGCATCGGCGACGTCTATGCTCCCTCCACCATTCAGGCCGCGACCTACTGGGGCCATCGCTTCGCCCGCGAACTGGATGCGGAAGTGGTGGCGGCCGAAGACCTGCCGCGCGAACTGCCGCAAGCCGCGCCGCTGCGCCGCCACTGGGCATAA
- a CDS encoding aspartate aminotransferase family protein — protein sequence MTTHVFHRALKSALPYVAGGDGITLRDAEGRTYIDACGGAAVSCLGHGHPAVLEAMAAQAKQAAYIHTSFFTTEAAEKLAARVAENCGGDLNHVYFVDSGSEATETALKMARQYWLERGQPQRTKVISRHFSYHGNTLGALSVSGNRWRREPYAPLLADASFIEPCFFYRHAGPGETPEAYGARAAAALEKQIVELGPETVMAFIAETVVGATTGAVAPAPGYLKRIREICDRHGVLLILDEVMCGAGRTGTFLAAHAEGVAADIVTLAKGLGGGYQAIAAVICSDKVYEGFYNGSGVFQHGLTYSAHPVACAASLAVQEVILRDDLLANVRARGEDLNRALHGRFGNNHHVGDIRGRGLIQAIELVRDRAEKSPFDPALKLNQRIRAEAFARGLMVYPGAGCVDGRAGDHILLAPPYIVTTSDIEEIVSRLGEAVDAALAAVN from the coding sequence ATGACCACGCATGTCTTTCACCGCGCCCTGAAATCCGCCCTGCCCTATGTGGCGGGTGGTGACGGCATCACGCTCAGGGATGCGGAGGGCCGGACCTATATCGACGCCTGCGGCGGCGCTGCCGTTTCCTGCCTCGGCCACGGCCATCCGGCGGTTCTGGAGGCCATGGCCGCGCAGGCGAAGCAGGCGGCCTATATCCACACCTCCTTCTTCACCACGGAAGCCGCCGAAAAGCTGGCCGCGCGCGTGGCGGAAAACTGCGGCGGCGACCTCAACCACGTCTATTTCGTCGACAGCGGCTCGGAAGCCACCGAGACCGCGCTGAAGATGGCGCGCCAGTACTGGCTGGAACGCGGCCAGCCGCAGCGCACGAAGGTCATCTCCCGCCATTTCAGCTACCACGGCAACACGCTGGGCGCGCTCTCGGTGAGCGGCAACCGCTGGCGGCGCGAGCCCTATGCGCCGCTGCTGGCCGATGCCTCCTTCATCGAGCCCTGCTTCTTCTACCGCCACGCGGGACCCGGCGAGACGCCGGAAGCCTATGGCGCACGCGCCGCCGCAGCCCTTGAAAAGCAGATCGTCGAACTGGGTCCCGAAACGGTGATGGCCTTCATCGCCGAAACGGTCGTCGGCGCCACCACCGGCGCGGTTGCGCCCGCACCCGGCTATCTGAAGCGCATCCGCGAGATCTGCGACCGTCATGGCGTGCTGCTCATCCTCGACGAGGTGATGTGCGGGGCCGGACGCACCGGCACCTTCCTCGCCGCCCATGCCGAGGGCGTCGCCGCCGACATCGTCACCCTCGCCAAGGGTCTGGGCGGCGGCTATCAGGCGATCGCCGCCGTCATCTGCTCCGACAAGGTCTATGAGGGCTTCTACAACGGCTCGGGCGTATTCCAGCACGGCCTGACCTATTCCGCGCATCCTGTGGCCTGCGCCGCCTCGCTGGCCGTGCAGGAGGTGATCCTGCGCGACGATCTTCTGGCCAATGTGCGCGCACGCGGCGAAGACCTGAACCGCGCCCTGCATGGCCGTTTCGGCAACAACCACCATGTCGGCGACATTCGCGGGCGCGGCCTCATTCAGGCCATCGAGCTGGTGCGCGACCGGGCGGAAAAGTCGCCTTTCGACCCCGCCCTGAAGCTCAACCAGCGCATCAGGGCGGAAGCCTTTGCACGCGGGCTGATGGTCTATCCCGGCGCCGGCTGCGTCGACGGCCGCGCGGGCGACCACATCCTGCTGGCTCCCCCCTACATCGTCACCACCTCTGACATTGAAGAGATCGTCTCGCGCCTCGGCGAGGCCGTGGACGCCGCACTCGCGGCAGTGAACTGA
- a CDS encoding MurR/RpiR family transcriptional regulator, with protein sequence MAKDNNERDLSATMSMDELTATIHEQIPAMPAQLAAGARFILDHPDVVVTSSMRDIAMSIGVAPATLVRLARALGFPDWSSLREIYVASYRGSPGLYARGASALVEGADEESLLGRMASTLAVDTTRLGLINDAATFDAAVRRLAEAPRIYVAAFLSCRAPGLTFTYISRLFRDGVHLSEASGSSLVTELATLNEKDVVLSINFSPYSRDSLLVAGAVKRSGAGLISLADSRVTPLSDVAEHVLLFETASPSFFPTITAATALAESLTAGMMRHLGVRATEHLTRVEESLYAADTYVAANARSPTPGIASKSSPPPTTGNNS encoded by the coding sequence ATGGCAAAAGACAACAACGAGCGCGACCTTTCGGCAACCATGTCGATGGACGAGCTGACCGCGACCATCCACGAGCAGATACCGGCCATGCCGGCACAGCTTGCCGCCGGCGCCCGCTTCATTCTCGATCACCCCGACGTGGTGGTGACATCCTCGATGCGCGACATCGCCATGTCGATCGGCGTGGCCCCGGCAACGCTGGTGCGCCTTGCCCGGGCGCTCGGCTTCCCGGACTGGTCGTCGCTGCGCGAAATCTATGTCGCCTCCTATCGCGGCTCGCCGGGGCTTTATGCGCGCGGCGCCTCGGCGCTGGTCGAAGGCGCCGACGAGGAAAGCCTGCTTGGCCGCATGGCCAGCACGCTGGCAGTGGATACGACGCGCCTTGGCCTGATCAACGACGCGGCCACCTTCGATGCGGCGGTGCGCCGGCTGGCCGAAGCGCCGCGCATCTATGTCGCCGCCTTCCTGTCCTGCCGCGCGCCGGGGCTGACCTTCACCTATATTTCGCGCCTGTTCCGCGACGGTGTGCATCTGAGCGAAGCGTCCGGCTCCTCGCTGGTCACCGAGCTGGCCACGCTCAACGAGAAGGACGTGGTGCTGTCGATCAATTTCAGCCCCTATTCGCGCGATTCCCTGCTGGTGGCGGGTGCCGTGAAGCGCTCGGGCGCGGGGCTGATCTCGCTGGCCGACAGCCGCGTCACGCCGCTGAGCGATGTGGCCGAGCATGTTCTGCTGTTCGAGACGGCAAGCCCCTCCTTCTTCCCCACCATCACCGCAGCCACCGCACTGGCTGAATCGCTGACCGCCGGCATGATGCGCCATCTGGGCGTCAGGGCGACCGAGCATCTGACCCGGGTGGAGGAAAGCCTCTACGCCGCCGACACTTATGTGGCGGCCAACGCCCGCAGCCCCACTCCCGGCATTGCATCGAAATCAAGTCCTCCCCCCACCACCGGAAATAACTCATGA
- a CDS encoding ABC transporter permease, with protein MTFFSTLAGMYGEHWRELLNGLWLALALVAASCGLGFLAALPISLACSSENSWLRWPAQAFSVVFRGSPLYVQVFLVYFGLPAALLELYGGNVGALRQSMWWPLLSSPFLLVLVAFTLNNAAYMAEDLRGGLQSVPRGLQEAALAQGMGYWPLQRRIVLPLAFRQALPSLFNEVIFTFKATAIASTVTLLDLMGVGNRIFSRTYDVTAYIAIAVIYLIVVAIMARLFGYLERHLSRHLPGAA; from the coding sequence ATGACATTCTTCTCCACCCTTGCCGGCATGTATGGCGAGCACTGGCGCGAACTTCTCAACGGCCTGTGGCTGGCGCTCGCGCTGGTCGCCGCCTCCTGCGGTCTCGGCTTTCTGGCGGCGCTGCCGATCTCGCTCGCCTGCTCGTCTGAAAACAGCTGGCTGCGCTGGCCAGCGCAGGCCTTCTCGGTGGTGTTTCGCGGCTCGCCGCTCTACGTGCAGGTGTTCCTCGTCTATTTCGGCCTGCCGGCGGCGCTGCTGGAGCTTTACGGCGGCAATGTCGGCGCGCTCAGGCAGAGCATGTGGTGGCCGCTTTTGTCATCGCCTTTCCTGCTGGTGCTGGTCGCGTTCACCCTCAACAATGCCGCCTACATGGCCGAGGACCTGCGCGGCGGCCTGCAGTCGGTGCCGCGCGGCCTGCAGGAGGCCGCGCTGGCGCAGGGCATGGGCTACTGGCCGTTACAGCGCCGCATCGTCCTGCCGCTTGCCTTCCGTCAGGCGCTGCCTTCGCTGTTCAACGAGGTGATCTTCACTTTCAAGGCGACTGCGATTGCTTCCACCGTTACCCTGCTCGACCTGATGGGAGTGGGCAACAGGATCTTTTCCCGCACTTACGACGTCACGGCCTATATCGCGATCGCGGTGATCTATCTCATCGTCGTGGCCATCATGGCGCGTCTGTTCGGTTATCTGGAAAGACACCTGTCCCGCCACCTCCCCGGCGCAGCATGA
- a CDS encoding ABC transporter permease, protein MDLQGFGAQLLAGAWLTIQLAVCASLLGSALGFATMLAKVSDSRLLRAAGFGFANLFRALPELLVILIVYFGLPQLLMALSGQRIEVGPFMAGVIALSLIFCAYSSEVFRGAWRGIPKGQVEAAMASGMGPWLILRRIRFPQIVRLSLPSLGNLWLVLLKDTSLVAVIGLQELMRKAQMATSVTKDPFTFYGAAALLYVVISVVSSAGLQAMERRSRRGLAA, encoded by the coding sequence ATGGATTTGCAGGGCTTCGGCGCGCAGCTTCTCGCCGGCGCGTGGCTGACCATTCAGCTTGCCGTCTGCGCCTCGCTGCTGGGCAGCGCGCTGGGTTTCGCGACGATGCTGGCAAAAGTTTCCGACAGCCGCCTGCTGCGCGCTGCCGGCTTCGGCTTCGCCAATCTGTTCCGGGCCCTGCCCGAACTGCTCGTCATCCTGATCGTCTATTTCGGCCTGCCGCAGCTGCTGATGGCGCTGAGCGGACAGCGCATCGAGGTCGGTCCGTTCATGGCCGGCGTCATCGCCCTGTCGCTGATCTTCTGCGCCTACTCGTCGGAAGTGTTCCGCGGCGCATGGCGCGGCATTCCCAAAGGACAGGTGGAGGCAGCGATGGCCAGCGGCATGGGCCCATGGCTGATCCTGCGCCGCATCCGGTTTCCGCAGATCGTGCGCCTGTCCCTGCCCAGCCTCGGCAATCTGTGGCTGGTGCTGTTGAAGGACACCTCGCTGGTGGCGGTGATCGGCCTGCAGGAGCTGATGCGCAAGGCGCAGATGGCGACCTCGGTGACCAAGGACCCGTTCACCTTCTACGGCGCGGCGGCCCTGCTCTACGTGGTGATCTCAGTCGTCTCTTCCGCCGGCCTGCAGGCGATGGAGCGCCGCTCGCGGCGCGGCCTGGCGGCATAG
- a CDS encoding transporter substrate-binding domain-containing protein: MKRLILLAMASLIASAAHAQDVLRMGTEGAYAPFNYVGADGKVAGFDVDIGNALCEKMNRSCEWTTQDWQGIIPALQGGKFDVLMSSMTITEARRQQIDFTEPYYMSKGMLIGRADAGLEFSPEGLKGKMLGAVRETVNAIYVDAKFADVATIQTYVSSDDLFLDLKNGRLDAAFGDATELSPWLKDHGGDEFVQIGETVSDQLLGEGIGIGVRKGDSALLADLNKALDAIVADGTFATLSQKYFDFPLR; this comes from the coding sequence ATGAAAAGACTGATTTTGCTGGCCATGGCCAGCCTTATTGCCAGTGCCGCGCACGCGCAGGACGTGCTGCGAATGGGCACCGAGGGCGCCTATGCGCCGTTCAACTATGTCGGGGCCGATGGCAAGGTCGCCGGCTTCGATGTCGATATCGGCAATGCGCTTTGCGAGAAGATGAACCGCAGCTGCGAATGGACCACGCAGGACTGGCAGGGAATCATCCCCGCCCTTCAGGGCGGCAAGTTCGACGTGCTGATGTCGTCGATGACCATCACCGAGGCCCGCCGCCAGCAGATCGACTTCACCGAGCCTTACTACATGTCCAAGGGCATGCTGATCGGCCGGGCCGATGCCGGTCTTGAATTCAGCCCCGAGGGCCTGAAGGGCAAGATGCTGGGCGCGGTGCGCGAGACGGTCAACGCCATCTATGTCGACGCCAAGTTCGCCGATGTCGCCACCATCCAGACCTATGTGTCTTCCGACGACCTGTTCCTCGATCTGAAGAACGGCCGCCTCGACGCCGCCTTCGGCGATGCGACGGAACTCAGCCCATGGCTGAAGGATCATGGAGGCGACGAATTCGTGCAGATCGGCGAAACGGTCAGCGATCAGCTGCTGGGCGAAGGCATCGGCATCGGCGTGCGCAAGGGCGACAGCGCGCTGCTGGCAGACCTGAACAAGGCGCTCGACGCCATTGTCGCAGACGGCACATTCGCCACCCTCAGCCAGAAATATTTCGACTTCCCGCTGCGCTGA
- a CDS encoding ABC transporter ATP-binding protein: MISATPLVVRDLRKSYASLEVLKGVSLTANKGDVVAIIGGSGSGKSTFLRCINFLETPSAGEISLFGEPVRLKRTARGAEPADKAQLRRMRTRVGMVFQNFNLWPHMTVLQNVIEASIHVLKRPRAETIDKGMALLERVGLADKHGHYPSQLSGGQQQRVAIARTLCVDPEVLLFDEPTSALDPELVGEVLRVMRMLAEEGRTMIVVTHEMAFAREVSSKVMFFSQGLVEEEGAPAELFGGPRSERLAQFLARVSA, translated from the coding sequence ATGATCTCCGCCACACCTCTGGTCGTCCGCGATCTGCGCAAGAGCTATGCCAGCCTTGAAGTGCTCAAGGGTGTCAGCCTGACCGCCAATAAGGGCGATGTCGTCGCCATCATCGGCGGGTCGGGCTCGGGCAAGAGCACCTTCCTGCGCTGCATCAATTTTCTGGAAACGCCTTCTGCCGGTGAAATCAGCCTGTTTGGCGAGCCGGTGCGGCTGAAGCGGACGGCACGCGGCGCGGAGCCGGCCGACAAGGCGCAGTTGCGGCGCATGCGCACCCGCGTCGGCATGGTGTTCCAGAACTTCAACCTGTGGCCGCACATGACGGTTCTGCAAAACGTCATCGAGGCTTCGATCCATGTGCTGAAGCGCCCCCGCGCCGAGACGATCGACAAGGGCATGGCGCTGCTGGAGCGGGTGGGGCTGGCCGACAAGCACGGCCACTACCCCTCGCAGCTTTCGGGCGGACAGCAGCAGCGCGTGGCGATTGCCCGCACGCTGTGCGTGGACCCGGAGGTTCTTTTGTTCGACGAGCCGACCTCGGCTCTCGATCCGGAACTGGTGGGCGAGGTGCTGCGCGTCATGCGCATGCTGGCGGAGGAAGGGCGCACGATGATCGTCGTGACCCATGAAATGGCCTTCGCCCGCGAGGTTTCCAGCAAGGTCATGTTCTTCAGTCAGGGCCTTGTGGAGGAGGAGGGTGCGCCGGCCGAACTGTTCGGCGGACCGCGTTCGGAGCGTCTGGCGCAGTTTCTGGCCCGCGTTTCCGCATAA
- a CDS encoding aldehyde dehydrogenase family protein yields MSLPRVTYTNLGEDFSGVHARLDAELEHLAAETLGRSHAASIGGQDVAGTETFSIASPIDRDIVLGRFAACDTATVDRAVAAARSGAAEWSALAWQERVARLRRAADLVEERKYPISAACLVEVGKSRMEAVGEVEEAIDLIRYYSGELERNNGYEAEGNKALPQERSWSRLRPYGVFAVIAPFNFPVALSIGMSTAALLGGNAVVFKPNEMSALTGRLLAECFLEAGLPAGAFNLVYGGAEVGKALAEHPGVDGIAFTGSNGVGMELLRRYTSGRAARPVLAEMGGKNSTFVAADADLDVAAAGVMRSAFGLQGQKCSALSKVYVASAVRAAFVEKLLAQMATIVIGDPRRADVYMGPVINDKAIARFEKAAADAARDGKLLAGGKRLTKGFMARGLFVEPTLVADLDADHAINREELFLPFMSLQEFTSLDAAIADANRDAYGLTSGIYTQSKATLETFLNTIQAGVLYANRATGATTGAWPGIQTFCGWKGSGTTGKGGLGSWYLPQFMREQSLTVFGQPANA; encoded by the coding sequence ATGTCATTGCCACGCGTTACCTACACGAATCTGGGTGAGGATTTTTCCGGCGTTCATGCGCGCCTCGATGCCGAGCTTGAACATCTGGCCGCGGAAACGCTGGGCCGCAGCCACGCTGCCTCCATCGGTGGGCAGGATGTGGCGGGCACCGAAACCTTCTCCATCGCCTCGCCGATCGACAGAGACATCGTGCTTGGCCGTTTTGCGGCCTGCGACACTGCCACGGTGGACCGCGCGGTTGCTGCCGCCCGCTCCGGCGCTGCCGAATGGTCGGCCCTTGCATGGCAGGAGCGCGTGGCACGGCTGCGCCGGGCCGCCGATCTTGTCGAAGAGCGCAAATATCCGATCTCCGCCGCCTGTCTGGTCGAAGTGGGCAAGTCGCGCATGGAGGCCGTCGGCGAGGTCGAGGAAGCCATCGACCTGATCCGCTATTACAGCGGCGAACTGGAGCGCAACAATGGCTACGAGGCAGAGGGCAACAAGGCCCTGCCGCAGGAGCGCAGCTGGTCGCGCCTGCGCCCCTATGGCGTGTTCGCCGTCATCGCGCCGTTCAATTTCCCCGTGGCCTTGTCCATCGGCATGTCCACCGCTGCCCTTCTCGGCGGCAATGCGGTGGTGTTCAAGCCCAATGAAATGAGCGCGCTGACCGGCCGCCTGCTGGCCGAATGCTTCCTTGAGGCCGGCCTGCCGGCAGGTGCGTTCAACCTCGTCTATGGCGGCGCCGAGGTCGGCAAGGCGCTGGCGGAGCATCCGGGCGTCGATGGCATCGCCTTCACCGGCTCCAACGGCGTCGGCATGGAACTGCTGCGCCGCTACACCTCAGGCCGCGCGGCCAGGCCGGTGCTGGCCGAGATGGGCGGCAAGAACTCCACCTTCGTGGCCGCCGACGCCGATCTCGATGTCGCCGCCGCCGGCGTCATGCGTTCCGCCTTCGGCCTTCAGGGACAGAAATGCAGCGCACTCTCCAAGGTCTATGTGGCCAGTGCGGTGCGCGCGGCTTTCGTTGAAAAGCTGCTGGCCCAGATGGCGACCATCGTCATCGGCGATCCGCGCCGGGCCGATGTCTATATGGGGCCGGTGATCAACGACAAGGCCATCGCCCGCTTTGAAAAGGCGGCGGCCGACGCCGCCCGCGACGGCAAACTGCTGGCCGGCGGCAAGCGCCTGACCAAAGGTTTCATGGCGCGCGGCCTGTTTGTGGAGCCGACGCTGGTGGCCGACCTTGACGCCGACCACGCCATCAACCGCGAGGAACTGTTCCTGCCGTTCATGTCTTTGCAGGAATTCACCTCGCTCGACGCCGCCATCGCCGATGCCAACCGCGACGCCTATGGCCTGACCAGCGGCATCTATACGCAAAGCAAGGCCACGCTGGAAACCTTCCTGAACACCATTCAGGCGGGCGTGCTCTATGCCAACCGTGCAACCGGCGCGACTACCGGCGCATGGCCGGGCATCCAGACCTTCTGCGGCTGGAAGGGTTCGGGCACCACCGGCAAGGGCGGTCTCGGAAGCTGGTATCTGCCGCAGTTCATGCGCGAGCAGAGCCTGACCGTGTTCGGCCAGCCGGCAAACGCCTGA
- a CDS encoding c-type cytochrome has protein sequence MRKSFLIAGAALLAIAASAAGWIASRPNTDAPPPASFAVLDADNNEVGRYVVPADKAILAQPNADEIIYGKRLLADTARLLPDNVGAAMNCNSCHLLDGKIDAANGYINTVNFYPRVMPRAGKEVDLEMRINGCFQRSMNGKPLDRDGREMKAMIAYMDWLRQGVAKDHRVDIVNAGAIDESLVPDPDKGKAIYALKCAACHGTDGQGMRDQFGDIIFPPLWGEESFNIGAGLARTYKAAQFVKWAMPPSMHLDGQLGQGGVLSDQEAIDVSEYFTHMPRPDFAPKVNDWPNGKKPNDARY, from the coding sequence ATGAGAAAGTCGTTCCTGATTGCCGGTGCCGCCCTGCTCGCCATCGCCGCCAGCGCCGCCGGATGGATTGCCAGCCGCCCGAACACGGACGCGCCGCCACCGGCGAGCTTCGCCGTGCTCGATGCCGACAACAATGAGGTTGGACGCTATGTGGTGCCGGCCGACAAGGCCATCCTCGCCCAGCCCAATGCCGACGAGATCATCTATGGCAAGCGGCTGCTGGCGGATACGGCGCGCCTTCTGCCCGACAATGTCGGTGCCGCGATGAACTGCAACTCCTGCCACCTGCTCGACGGCAAGATCGATGCCGCCAACGGCTATATCAACACCGTCAACTTCTACCCGCGCGTGATGCCGCGCGCGGGCAAGGAGGTGGATCTGGAAATGCGCATCAACGGGTGCTTCCAGCGCTCGATGAACGGCAAGCCGCTCGATCGCGATGGCCGGGAAATGAAGGCGATGATCGCCTATATGGACTGGCTGCGGCAGGGCGTGGCGAAAGACCACCGCGTCGATATCGTCAATGCCGGCGCGATCGACGAAAGCCTCGTTCCCGATCCGGATAAAGGCAAGGCGATCTATGCGCTGAAATGCGCAGCCTGCCACGGCACCGATGGCCAGGGCATGCGCGACCAGTTTGGCGACATCATCTTCCCGCCGCTGTGGGGCGAGGAAAGCTTCAACATCGGCGCGGGTCTCGCCCGCACCTACAAGGCCGCCCAGTTCGTGAAATGGGCGATGCCGCCCTCCATGCATCTGGATGGCCAGCTTGGACAAGGCGGCGTGCTGAGCGATCAGGAAGCGATCGACGTGTCGGAATATTTCACCCACATGCCGCGCCCCGACTTCGCCCCGAAGGTGAACGACTGGCCGAACGGCAAGAAGCCAAATGATGCCCGCTACTGA